The nucleotide sequence GGGTGGCTTCCGGAGTCGTGGACGCCGCCGACGACCGGAGCGTACATGAACAGCAGCATCGCGGCGTCGTCCTCCAGCGGGCGTCCGACGTGCCGGGACACGTCCGCGGAGATCCGGTCCAGGGTCCCCTCGACCCCGGGCAGGGCGTCGGGCGCGCGGTCGGCCAGCGGATAGAAGGCGCCCGACGCGTCGCGCGCCTCGATGATGCCGTCGGTGTAGAGCAGGACGCGGTCGCCGGGTTCGAGGGCGACTGACAGCACGGGGATGTCGAACAGCTCCGGGTCCACGATGCCCAGCGGCGGCACGGGCGACGGCGCGTCGAGCGACTCGGCGTGCGCGCCGTGCAGCAGCAGCGGCGGAGGGTGGCCGCAGTTGACCACCAGCATCCCGCCCGCGGGCGGGAAGCAGACCAGCAGGAGAGTGACGAACTCCTCGAAATCCTCCTCCAGCCGCCGGCGCATGCTCGCGGCGATCCGGCTGACCAGGCCCGGCAGACTCGGTTCCTCGTACGCGGCCTCGCGGAACGCCCCGAGCACGGCCGCCGCGGTCTGCACGGCGTCCAGGCCCTTGCCGCGCACGTCGCCGATCACCGCGCGCACGCCGTAGGGGGTCAGGATCACCTCGTAGAGGTCGCCCCCGATGCGGGCCTCGGCCGCCGCCGCGCGGTAGCGGACCCCGACGCGGACCGGGCCGATGCGTCGCGGCACGGGGCTCAGCAGCGCCTGCTGCACCGCCTCGGCGACGCTGCGCACTTCCTTGATCGTGCGTTCCTGCCGTTCGCGGACCAACACGCCCGCCCAACTGGTCATCGTCACCAGCAACACCGCGAGGAGTGTCACGAACGGTTCGCCGGAGCCCTGGTTCGCCCCGGTGCTGGCCAGCGCGCCACCGATCACGATCGCGGTCAGCCCGACCCACAAAGGTGTGCGGGGTGAGCGCGGGAACAGGCCGGCGAGGGCGGGCGCGACCGCGAGGAGCGGCCCGACCCGTACTTCGGGAGGCGAGGTGTAGCCGACCACGACGACGAAGACGATGACCGCCAGGGGGAGCAGCCGCAGCGCCCAGTTGACGAGCGGCAGCACACGCGCGCGGTCGAACGGTCCACGGCCCGAGGCAGGCGGCGTGGGGGTCGGCTGCGATGCGCCCATGTCCGGTCCTGTCCCTAGAGCACCCAACGATGCGTCATCCCACGATACGAATCGATCAAGAGAAAGGCGCATCCAGTCACAGGCGCGCGGCCCGCGGGATCACCGTCACACGTCGGTCTTCGGCTTCCCCGAGAGCACCCGTTCGATCCCGGCCCGGTCGGGCAGCCCGCGCGGCCGGACGACCTCACCCGATCGGACGTAGACGAACGACGCGGTGACCTCGTCCGGGGGCACGCCGGCCCGCTCGGCCCAGGCCAGGCGGTACACGGCGAGTTGGAGCGGGTCGGCGTTGAACGACCGGTTGGTCTTCCAGTCGACGACCTCGTAGCGTCCGTCCGCGTCCCGATAGACGGCGTCGATCCGCCCGCGCACGACCCGGCCGCCCAGCACGAGCTGGAACGACTCCTCGATGCGGTACGGCGCCCGCTGGGCGTACGGGGTCGCCAGGAACGCCTGCTGCAGTTCGACCAGATCCGCCTCGTCGGTGATGTCCTCGTCGGCCGCGCCGGGCAGGTCGTCCGGCTCCAGCAGCGGGCGCTCCCCGAACTGCGCCTCGATCCAGGCGTGGAACCGCGTCCCGCGGCGGGCGGCGGGCGCGGGCGGGCGCGGCATGGGCCGGGCCAGCTCGCGGGCCAGGCCGTCCGGGTCGGAGGCCAGCCGCAGCAGTTGCGACGCGGACAGCGACGCGGGCAGGTCCACGTCGCGGACGCCGGACCGCCCGCGGAGCAGTTCCTCGACGAGGCGGTCGAGGTCCTGGTCCCACGATTCGATCAACTCGCGGTCGGCGGGGCCGAGGTGGTCGGTGTCCTCCGCGGCGTCGGGGAGCGGGGCGAGACCGGGGGCGTCCGCCGGCGGGGCGGGGTCGTCGGCTCCGAAACCGTCCGCGCCCGCCGCGCCGTCGTGTTCGGCGGCGGTGTCGTCCGCGGCGGGACGCGCCGCGGGAACCTCCGCGGCCGTGTCCGGGCCGTCGTCCCACCATCCGCCCGCGCCCCCGTCGTCCTCGGGCGGCGGCGGAAGCTCCTCCTCGTCCGGCGGCGGCTCGTCGGGGAACGGCGGCTCGTCGTCCGCGAACACGTCCGGCGGGTCGGAGACGGCCGCGACCGGTGCGGTGCCGGCCGATGGAGCGGGCCCCCGCGGGCCGGGGGTGTCCGGGCGTGCGCGGTGTTCGAGGCGGACCAGTTCGTCGATGACGTCGCGGGCCGCGCGGCGGCGCTCCTCCAGCGCGGCGGCGTCGAGCGGCAGCGGCCACGCGTGCTCGACCCCGCCGAGCAGGTGCGGGTTGTCGGTTTCGGTGGGTTCGGGAGCCCACGTCAGGATGTCGCCGTCGCCGGCCTCGCAGTGCTCGGCGAGCCGCAGCAGGAATTCGGACGGGCCGCGCGGCTTCTTGCGGGTGCGCCCCCACCAGTGGCCGGACGCGATCAGCAACTGCTTGGGCCGCGTGAAGGTCACGTACCCCAGGCGCAGTTCCTCGGTGGACTTGTGTTCGCGCATCGCGGCGTCGAAGGCCTTGAAGCTCTTCGCGCTCAGGTCGGCCAACTCGGGCAGGCCGGCGGCGTCGCCGCGCAGCGGATGCGGGAGGGTGTGGCCGCTCTTGGTCCACTTCGCCTGTGCCTGCACGCTCGGGAACGCTCCGTCGACCAGGCCGGGGACGACGACGACCTCCCATTCCATGCCCTTGGACTTGTGCGCGGTCAGCACCTGCAC is from Yinghuangia sp. ASG 101 and encodes:
- a CDS encoding PP2C family protein-serine/threonine phosphatase, whose amino-acid sequence is MGASQPTPTPPASGRGPFDRARVLPLVNWALRLLPLAVIVFVVVVGYTSPPEVRVGPLLAVAPALAGLFPRSPRTPLWVGLTAIVIGGALASTGANQGSGEPFVTLLAVLLVTMTSWAGVLVRERQERTIKEVRSVAEAVQQALLSPVPRRIGPVRVGVRYRAAAAEARIGGDLYEVILTPYGVRAVIGDVRGKGLDAVQTAAAVLGAFREAAYEEPSLPGLVSRIAASMRRRLEEDFEEFVTLLLVCFPPAGGMLVVNCGHPPPLLLHGAHAESLDAPSPVPPLGIVDPELFDIPVLSVALEPGDRVLLYTDGIIEARDASGAFYPLADRAPDALPGVEGTLDRISADVSRHVGRPLEDDAAMLLFMYAPVVGGVHDSGSHPVGAHES